One Sodalinema gerasimenkoae IPPAS B-353 DNA segment encodes these proteins:
- the bioF gene encoding 8-amino-7-oxononanoate synthase: MSSYSWIERSLATIHKANWYRQVQAIDGRGGVEVNLNGTAVINFASNDYLGLAGDERLIEAAVAATREYGTGSTGSRLLSGHRPLHRQLEGAIARLKQTEDAIVFSSGYLANLGTLAALVGPRDVIFSDAYNHSSLRQGSLLSGATIWEYPHGDAAALRQQIQQQRHQYRRGLIVTDGVFSMDGDLCPLPQLLDLAQAYDCMLLVDDAHGTGVLGSRGAGTVDHFNCGDRPLVQMGTLSKALGSLGGYVAGDAVVIDYLRNRAPTWIYTTGLSPADTAAALAAIAIVEQEPQRRQQLRQHHHHLKYKLTSILSPESQLLPTESPILCVQLKDAAQAIHCGQALREAGLFVSAVRPPTVPTSRLRITLMANHDPQHLDRLCETLQTLAL, encoded by the coding sequence ATGAGTTCCTATTCTTGGATTGAGCGATCGCTGGCCACCATCCATAAAGCTAACTGGTATCGGCAGGTTCAGGCCATCGACGGACGGGGGGGAGTCGAGGTAAATCTTAACGGAACTGCGGTTATTAACTTTGCCAGTAATGACTATTTGGGCCTAGCGGGGGATGAGCGGCTGATTGAGGCCGCTGTTGCCGCCACGCGGGAGTATGGCACGGGGAGTACCGGCTCCCGGTTGTTGAGTGGTCATCGTCCCCTGCATCGGCAGTTGGAAGGGGCGATCGCCCGTCTGAAACAGACCGAGGATGCGATCGTCTTTAGTTCCGGCTATCTAGCCAATTTAGGAACCCTGGCAGCATTAGTGGGCCCTCGGGATGTTATTTTTTCGGATGCCTATAATCACTCCAGTTTGCGCCAAGGGAGTCTCCTCTCTGGCGCTACAATCTGGGAGTATCCCCATGGTGATGCCGCGGCCTTGCGGCAACAGATCCAGCAGCAGCGACATCAGTATCGGCGAGGATTGATTGTTACCGATGGGGTGTTTAGCATGGATGGGGATCTCTGTCCCCTACCGCAACTACTGGATTTAGCCCAAGCGTACGACTGTATGCTCCTCGTGGATGATGCCCATGGCACGGGGGTACTGGGGTCTCGCGGGGCCGGAACCGTCGATCACTTTAACTGTGGCGATCGCCCCCTCGTTCAGATGGGAACCCTCAGTAAAGCCCTCGGCAGCTTAGGGGGCTATGTGGCCGGGGACGCGGTTGTAATCGACTATCTCCGCAATCGCGCCCCCACCTGGATTTACACCACCGGACTCTCCCCCGCCGACACCGCCGCCGCCTTAGCTGCGATCGCTATCGTCGAGCAGGAACCTCAACGACGACAACAACTACGTCAGCATCACCATCATCTCAAATACAAGCTCACTAGCATACTTTCTCCAGAAAGTCAACTCCTGCCCACAGAATCTCCCATCCTCTGTGTGCAACTGAAAGATGCCGCCCAAGCCATCCATTGCGGCCAGGCCTTACGCGAGGCGGGACTGTTTGTTTCCGCCGTGCGTCCGCCCACCGTTCCCACCAGTCGGTTACGAATTACCCTGATGGCCAACCATGACCCCCAGCATCTCGATCGCCTCTGTGAGACTCTGCAAACCTTAGCCCTGTAA